One window of Candidatus Chlorobium masyuteum genomic DNA carries:
- a CDS encoding YdcF family protein, producing the protein MKLFLKLTLFALLSVCGAASVIFLSLGFLVSLYAGNPEKTDVIIVLGGDSGLRVRKGAELYNSGYASHVILTGIDERFYRPAHPNWRERRMIALGVPKKAIRVDTQSTTTWEEAVNTADTMEKKGWKSAIVVSDPPHMLRLHQTWSKAFKGSSKRYILVSTKPEWWRPFVWWKNKKSYQFVINEIKKNLYYAVMYY; encoded by the coding sequence ATGAAACTCTTTTTAAAACTGACACTCTTTGCTCTTCTTTCTGTTTGCGGTGCAGCTTCTGTCATATTTTTATCTCTCGGCTTTCTGGTATCACTCTATGCAGGCAATCCTGAAAAAACAGATGTTATTATTGTGCTTGGAGGAGATAGCGGCCTCCGCGTCCGTAAAGGTGCTGAACTCTACAATTCAGGATATGCCTCGCATGTTATCCTGACCGGCATAGACGAACGCTTTTATCGCCCGGCTCATCCCAACTGGCGTGAACGGCGTATGATAGCGCTTGGCGTGCCAAAAAAAGCAATCAGGGTAGACACGCAATCGACGACAACATGGGAAGAGGCTGTAAATACTGCGGACACCATGGAGAAAAAAGGGTGGAAGAGTGCAATTGTCGTCAGCGATCCGCCTCACATGCTTCGGCTTCACCAGACATGGAGCAAGGCTTTTAAGGGCAGCTCAAAAAGGTACATTCTCGTTTCAACAAAGCCGGAGTGGTGGCGCCCGTTTGTCTGGTGGAAAAACAAAAAAAGTTACCAGTTTGTCATTAACGAGATCAAAAAAAACCTTTACTACGCAGTCATGTACTATTAA
- a CDS encoding thioredoxin family protein, whose product MHFDIKKGYTRKAFTIYALLGGFCLFLFSAPAFAENQRTAASESRTKPREYAISSSSPAQVTFIELGSIKCIPCRKMQPVMEAVQTRFGAQLKIIFYDVWKTENHPYAKQYAIRMIPTQVFLDSNGKEFFRHAGFFPEASINQLLEKQGLKPLTTN is encoded by the coding sequence ATGCATTTTGACATCAAAAAAGGATACACCCGAAAAGCTTTTACCATTTACGCTTTGCTCGGTGGATTCTGCCTGTTTCTCTTTTCAGCTCCTGCTTTTGCAGAAAACCAGCGCACTGCCGCCAGTGAAAGCCGGACCAAACCCCGGGAGTATGCAATCAGCTCATCATCACCTGCACAGGTCACCTTCATTGAACTCGGCTCCATAAAATGTATCCCCTGCCGAAAAATGCAGCCGGTAATGGAGGCCGTTCAGACGCGATTCGGCGCACAGCTCAAAATCATCTTTTATGACGTCTGGAAAACAGAAAATCATCCATACGCCAAACAGTATGCCATTCGGATGATCCCGACACAGGTTTTTCTCGACAGCAACGGAAAGGAGTTTTTCCGTCATGCGGGTTTTTTCCCGGAAGCATCGATCAATCAGCTTCTTGAAAAACAGGGATTGAAACCGCTCACCACCAATTGA
- a CDS encoding cytochrome c biogenesis CcdA family protein produces MVETLFSELTFALEKSYGLALFASFIWGVLSVLLSPCHLSGIPLIIGYISSHREIKTKRSLWLALSFALGTLFTIALIGVITASMGMMLGDTGNWGNYVISLLFMLMGLYLMELVPLKWNGIPLADEPRGGLPGAFLLGLLFGIGLGPCTFAFLAPVLGVVFTLGAESWLKAVLLIAAFGIGHAAVIAAAGTMTHLVQRYLNWSSSSGSIKQVKRFFGLVLLGTGLYFLYTALTQG; encoded by the coding sequence ATGGTTGAAACTCTCTTTTCAGAACTTACGTTTGCCCTCGAGAAAAGTTATGGACTCGCGCTTTTCGCCTCGTTCATCTGGGGAGTACTGAGTGTACTCCTGAGCCCCTGCCATCTCTCGGGAATCCCTTTGATCATCGGTTATATAAGCAGTCACAGGGAGATAAAAACAAAACGATCACTCTGGCTTGCCCTCTCTTTTGCTCTCGGCACACTCTTCACCATTGCCTTGATCGGAGTGATAACGGCGTCAATGGGCATGATGCTCGGAGATACGGGCAATTGGGGCAACTATGTTATCTCCCTTCTCTTTATGCTGATGGGACTCTACCTCATGGAGCTTGTTCCCTTGAAGTGGAACGGGATTCCCCTGGCAGATGAGCCGCGCGGAGGATTGCCGGGCGCTTTTCTCCTCGGCCTTCTCTTCGGTATCGGACTCGGCCCCTGCACCTTCGCATTTCTTGCCCCGGTGCTCGGGGTGGTCTTCACCCTCGGGGCGGAGAGCTGGCTTAAAGCTGTGCTGCTGATTGCCGCCTTTGGTATCGGTCACGCCGCAGTAATCGCTGCTGCCGGCACGATGACACATCTGGTACAGCGCTACCTGAACTGGTCCTCCAGTTCAGGATCGATAAAGCAGGTCAAGCGGTTCTTCGGGCTTGTGCTGCTCGGTACAGGACTCTATTTTCTCTACACGGCCCTCACGCAGGGATAA
- a CDS encoding AAA family ATPase, whose protein sequence is MQILSIHLTDIKSHRDTELSFSSGINVLSGANGSGKSTVFEAIGYALFGVDARDFVSNVDRFISIGAKRGRISVTFKSDDGREWKVSRTVGPVSKWLLAERKGDTFEVEEHSGITETETRIAQLLGLLNGRSLSEQFKLVIGPFQNDFLGPFIIRQPTKRQEAFDEILGIDTWRKTYKGTASLLALVQEKVKILEVEVEGLEGVVAIFPEKEEEFAATGALVEAQQHVLAERSAALFDLEALLRDFESRQKSITTLATQIQLLEGRIRDGGEKIATQKQRVEEALHAFNLVEASRSGKESFEQAEEQLSELRKMEMMRRAIEQDIAGLEVKARLLSQALDHEEQEIAKVDREQALEDCLIGQAREDLLLNSASFNAADQLQERRNAADRLRAERSLLEGRRIALVEGEDTLAEGICPFFQEQCRNVAGLAPADHFSMKIGDLDRAMADFDRRIGDAARKVAEAEDAEKEQHANRVRLQELDRRAAALEEGRRRNHERIERLETSREEHSRVAAEAALRQNDLQRFSSLDAEIERCEGERKRFQADRDTYTAQLKDALDLDNRRQTLGLWERGLRDLQQELAAFIDELAERRLHYEAAKHQELHAAKEQLLIDVATSRQLIEESGRTLERLGKEIDELKKHQLVMAEKRVLISTFQEKERLVKFLRNQVFRSVSAQLSDRFREEITLHADRIYRTIAESDEELCWGDNYQIILRDMDAGVLRERSDDQLSGGQTMSAVVALRLALLQTIGARVAFFDEPTSNLDLSRRENLAKAFRAIDVGREEVTEHWYDQLFLISHDVAFTEITNQMIPIGE, encoded by the coding sequence ATGCAGATACTTTCCATACATCTCACGGATATAAAATCACATCGCGATACGGAACTCTCCTTTTCGTCAGGGATCAATGTACTCTCGGGAGCAAACGGATCAGGCAAGAGTACCGTTTTTGAAGCGATAGGTTATGCACTGTTCGGTGTTGATGCCCGTGACTTCGTCTCCAATGTTGATCGCTTTATTTCGATAGGAGCCAAAAGGGGAAGAATATCGGTCACCTTTAAAAGTGATGATGGCCGTGAGTGGAAGGTGAGCAGAACGGTAGGACCCGTATCAAAATGGCTGCTGGCAGAACGCAAGGGCGACACCTTTGAAGTTGAGGAACATTCGGGGATTACCGAAACAGAAACCCGTATTGCCCAGCTGCTCGGGCTTCTCAATGGCCGTTCTCTTTCCGAGCAGTTCAAGCTGGTTATCGGTCCCTTCCAGAACGATTTTCTTGGTCCTTTCATTATCCGTCAACCGACAAAACGCCAGGAGGCGTTTGATGAAATTCTTGGAATCGACACCTGGAGAAAAACGTACAAAGGAACTGCTTCGCTGCTTGCGCTTGTGCAGGAGAAGGTGAAAATTCTTGAGGTAGAGGTTGAGGGTCTTGAAGGTGTAGTGGCAATTTTCCCGGAAAAAGAGGAGGAGTTTGCTGCTACAGGAGCGCTTGTTGAAGCGCAACAGCATGTTTTGGCCGAAAGGAGTGCGGCGCTCTTTGATCTTGAAGCTCTCCTGAGAGATTTTGAGAGCAGGCAAAAGAGCATAACCACACTCGCCACTCAAATACAGCTTCTTGAGGGGCGTATCCGGGACGGAGGGGAGAAGATAGCAACCCAGAAGCAGCGAGTCGAGGAGGCGCTTCATGCCTTTAATCTTGTTGAGGCCTCCCGATCAGGGAAGGAGTCCTTTGAGCAGGCCGAAGAGCAGCTGAGCGAACTTCGTAAAATGGAGATGATGCGAAGGGCGATTGAGCAGGATATTGCCGGACTGGAGGTAAAAGCCCGCCTGCTCTCACAAGCGCTTGATCATGAAGAGCAGGAGATCGCAAAGGTTGATCGGGAGCAGGCGCTTGAAGATTGTCTTATTGGACAAGCAAGGGAGGATCTTCTGCTCAATAGCGCAAGCTTCAATGCCGCAGATCAACTTCAGGAGCGACGAAACGCAGCTGACCGGCTCAGGGCAGAGCGCTCGCTTCTGGAAGGCCGACGTATTGCCCTTGTTGAGGGAGAGGATACTCTGGCGGAAGGGATCTGTCCTTTCTTTCAGGAGCAGTGCCGGAATGTTGCCGGTCTTGCACCGGCTGATCACTTCTCCATGAAAATCGGCGATCTCGACCGGGCTATGGCCGATTTTGACCGCCGGATCGGTGATGCCGCCCGAAAGGTCGCGGAGGCTGAAGATGCTGAAAAGGAGCAGCATGCAAACCGGGTACGGCTACAGGAACTTGACCGCCGTGCTGCCGCCCTTGAGGAGGGGCGCCGCAGAAATCATGAACGGATTGAACGGCTTGAAACCAGCAGGGAGGAACACTCCCGGGTGGCTGCAGAGGCGGCTCTCCGGCAGAACGATCTCCAGCGGTTCTCCTCTCTTGATGCAGAAATCGAAAGGTGTGAAGGGGAGCGAAAGCGATTTCAGGCTGATCGTGATACCTATACCGCACAGCTCAAAGATGCTCTTGATCTTGATAATCGGCGTCAAACGCTTGGCCTGTGGGAGCGTGGACTCCGGGATTTGCAGCAGGAGCTTGCCGCCTTTATCGATGAGCTTGCAGAGCGGCGTTTGCACTATGAAGCAGCAAAGCATCAAGAGCTGCATGCCGCAAAAGAGCAGCTTCTCATTGACGTGGCCACCTCTCGCCAGCTGATTGAGGAGAGCGGAAGAACCCTTGAGCGACTCGGCAAAGAGATTGATGAGCTTAAGAAGCATCAGCTTGTGATGGCCGAAAAGCGGGTGTTGATCAGCACATTCCAGGAAAAAGAGCGGCTGGTCAAGTTTTTGCGAAACCAGGTGTTCCGGAGTGTTTCGGCTCAGCTCTCAGACCGGTTTCGGGAGGAGATAACTCTTCATGCCGATCGTATTTACCGAACCATTGCCGAGTCTGATGAAGAGCTCTGCTGGGGAGATAACTATCAGATAATCCTTCGGGATATGGATGCCGGTGTTCTCCGGGAGCGAAGCGATGACCAGTTGTCCGGCGGGCAGACCATGAGCGCAGTCGTTGCTCTTCGGCTTGCGCTTCTCCAGACGATAGGGGCAAGAGTTGCATTTTTTGATGAACCGACCTCCAATCTTGATCTATCCCGCCGCGAGAACCTTGCAAAGGCTTTTCGCGCAATTGATGTTGGTCGTGAAGAGGTGACTGAACATTGGTATGATCAGCTCTTTCTCATCAGTCACGATGTGGCGTTTACTGAAATTACCAATCAGATGATACCGATCGGTGAGTGA
- a CDS encoding metallophosphoesterase family protein — translation MTIRFIHTADLHLGKTYRTASAGSLRYEDFFVMLDSIVKNAIDEAVDFVLIAGDLFHTGQILPRTFARTIESLQPLKDALIPCIAVEGNHDWIHRRESISWMEALSEMGYIRLLRPSRTESGGYRFEPFKSEEGSGGHIEIKGLHIYGLGYIGTQAGSHVERICESIATTGNILLFHVGIWSYSPVEIGNMKPEEALPLSAIFDYVALGHGHKPYVVERADGHPYAYNPGSPECVNFGEERFDKGYYLVTVDEGIYRHEFRQTYPRPMMVTTINLDGADNADEALRRLSEEIRPKLFRGVDERKLLLELKLTGQVRFHPFELGRERLRLLLDELCHPLHIEIKNHLSLFTREGGQEREQKHLGEIEKEVVRELITARSEFRGREEELLRLALAIRDQVMKGECEGDDLLGMLTAPQNHK, via the coding sequence ATGACCATTCGCTTTATCCATACGGCTGACCTTCATCTTGGCAAAACCTATCGAACCGCATCCGCCGGGTCTCTGCGGTATGAAGATTTTTTTGTCATGCTTGATTCCATTGTGAAGAATGCCATTGATGAAGCTGTTGATTTTGTTCTGATTGCGGGTGACCTTTTCCACACCGGTCAGATACTCCCGCGCACCTTCGCACGCACCATCGAGAGCCTTCAGCCCCTGAAGGATGCCTTGATACCCTGTATTGCAGTTGAAGGAAACCATGACTGGATCCATCGCCGTGAGAGCATCTCCTGGATGGAGGCTCTCTCGGAGATGGGCTATATCCGCCTTCTGCGACCGTCCCGGACTGAATCGGGCGGTTACCGGTTTGAACCCTTCAAGAGTGAAGAGGGGAGCGGAGGTCATATCGAAATAAAGGGGTTACATATCTACGGGCTCGGTTATATCGGTACACAGGCAGGCAGCCATGTTGAGCGTATCTGTGAGTCAATTGCCACAACCGGCAATATCCTTCTTTTTCATGTCGGTATCTGGAGCTACTCTCCGGTTGAAATCGGCAATATGAAGCCGGAAGAGGCGCTGCCGCTGTCGGCAATATTTGATTATGTCGCTCTTGGTCATGGACACAAGCCCTATGTTGTCGAGCGTGCTGATGGTCATCCCTATGCCTATAATCCGGGCTCCCCTGAGTGTGTTAACTTCGGTGAAGAGCGGTTCGACAAGGGATATTACCTTGTTACCGTCGATGAAGGCATCTATCGGCACGAATTCCGTCAAACCTATCCACGGCCGATGATGGTGACCACCATCAATCTGGATGGTGCTGACAATGCAGATGAAGCTCTTCGGCGTCTTTCAGAAGAGATACGCCCGAAACTTTTCAGGGGAGTTGATGAACGCAAGCTGCTTCTTGAGCTGAAATTGACCGGACAGGTCCGTTTTCATCCTTTTGAGCTTGGCAGGGAGCGGTTGCGTCTTCTGCTTGATGAACTCTGCCACCCTCTGCATATCGAGATTAAAAACCATCTTTCACTCTTCACCCGGGAGGGAGGTCAGGAGCGGGAGCAGAAACATCTGGGGGAGATTGAAAAAGAGGTAGTTCGGGAGTTAATCACTGCCCGAAGCGAGTTCAGGGGAAGAGAGGAGGAGCTGCTCAGACTTGCTCTTGCCATCAGGGATCAGGTAATGAAGGGGGAGTGTGAGGGGGATGATCTTCTTGGTATGCTCACGGCACCCCAAAATCATAAATAA
- a CDS encoding Ig-like domain-containing protein — protein sequence MPSPSTSSAISIFSASGVSTIDPLLNEDHVKWRAGSSGVVSLSYSFPWIDGATAYWQSDYSNTNEPDASSHFALTATQIAAASSVFQSWAVVANLSFTQVADTAASVGDFRLAFSSAVSGSWGWCYYPDDYWASAADVWINPAYATGSSWTNSSFNYYSLIHEIGHGLGLKHPGNYSGTNSAGPYLPESLDYRIYSVMSYNDWHKWYVDASQTIAVLPETPMVYDIAAIQYLYGANNSYQTGNNTYTFDPAVPFYKTIWDAGGTDTIDISNFTTDCTVDLRAGSYSSLHYVNRGNSLNYDGSNNLGIAFGVTLENVKGGSGSDTITGNSAANTITGGGGNDTINGGDGSDTAIFSGNSSDYTITYDASSGVYTITDKRAGGDGSDHLSGVEHFQFANTTQINTNIPTITLFSPNDGAVDVGVTDDIVITFNEAIQKGTGSAAIHINSATGTLFEAAYDISTSSNLTVSGSRLTINPTSSFASGTHYYVTLDGGVVRDSDGNSSEGIQTYDFTTANPYVESATESSGSGSGGAAVVAGVASIGILAWVIL from the coding sequence ATGCCGAGTCCCTCAACATCTTCTGCCATAAGTATATTCAGCGCGAGCGGTGTCAGTACGATTGATCCGCTGCTTAATGAAGATCATGTAAAATGGCGTGCCGGTTCCAGCGGTGTTGTATCGCTCTCCTACAGCTTTCCCTGGATCGATGGAGCAACAGCCTATTGGCAGAGTGATTACTCCAATACGAATGAACCGGATGCATCATCGCATTTCGCTCTGACAGCAACCCAGATTGCTGCCGCGAGCAGTGTGTTTCAGTCATGGGCAGTTGTTGCCAATCTCTCCTTCACACAGGTTGCTGATACCGCAGCAAGTGTCGGTGACTTTCGTCTGGCATTTTCCTCCGCCGTAAGCGGATCCTGGGGATGGTGCTATTATCCTGATGACTACTGGGCCTCGGCCGCCGATGTATGGATCAATCCCGCTTATGCCACCGGCAGTTCGTGGACGAACAGCTCCTTCAACTACTACTCACTGATTCATGAAATCGGTCATGGACTCGGTCTGAAGCATCCGGGAAACTACTCCGGAACCAACTCTGCCGGGCCCTATCTTCCTGAAAGTCTCGATTACAGGATCTATTCGGTTATGTCCTATAACGACTGGCATAAATGGTATGTGGATGCCAGTCAAACCATCGCCGTACTTCCTGAAACCCCTATGGTCTATGATATTGCCGCTATCCAGTATCTTTACGGGGCAAACAACAGCTACCAGACCGGTAACAATACCTACACCTTCGATCCCGCGGTACCCTTTTACAAAACCATCTGGGATGCCGGAGGGACCGACACCATTGATATTTCGAACTTCACGACCGATTGCACGGTTGATCTGAGAGCGGGGAGCTACTCCTCCCTTCACTACGTCAACAGGGGAAATTCGTTGAACTATGACGGTTCAAATAACCTTGGCATCGCTTTCGGAGTCACGCTTGAAAATGTCAAGGGAGGGAGCGGCAGTGACACCATTACCGGTAACAGTGCGGCCAACACCATAACGGGAGGTGGAGGCAACGATACCATCAATGGCGGTGATGGATCGGATACAGCGATCTTCAGCGGTAACAGCAGTGACTATACCATCACCTATGATGCCTCAAGCGGAGTGTACACCATTACGGACAAGAGAGCCGGAGGTGACGGCTCGGATCATCTGAGCGGCGTTGAACATTTCCAGTTTGCCAATACGACGCAGATCAATACCAACATTCCGACGATTACCCTTTTCAGCCCCAATGACGGGGCGGTGGATGTCGGTGTTACGGATGATATTGTCATCACCTTCAATGAAGCGATACAGAAGGGAACCGGCAGTGCTGCCATTCATATCAATTCAGCGACAGGGACTCTTTTTGAGGCGGCCTATGATATTTCGACAAGTTCAAATCTCACTGTTTCCGGGAGCCGCCTTACGATAAACCCGACCTCGTCGTTTGCATCCGGCACGCACTACTATGTTACGCTGGATGGCGGAGTGGTCAGGGACAGTGACGGAAACAGCTCCGAGGGCATTCAGACCTATGACTTTACTACTGCAAATCCCTATGTTGAGAGTGCGACTGAAAGTTCCGGTTCCGGATCGGGTGGAGCCGCTGTCGTCGCAGGGGTTGCCTCAATCGGTATTCTTGCCTGGGTCATACTTTAA
- a CDS encoding HigA family addiction module antitoxin, whose amino-acid sequence MNDKIMLPLHPGTVLFEEYITPMNLTEGRIAEDIHIPVWRINEIIAGKRSITAETSLRLARYFGTPPQFWFGLQMDYDLKTAMNSMGPIIARDIQAYDDSRP is encoded by the coding sequence ATGAATGACAAAATAATGTTGCCGCTTCATCCCGGAACGGTTCTGTTTGAGGAGTACATTACTCCCATGAATCTGACTGAAGGCCGGATAGCCGAGGATATCCATATTCCTGTATGGCGCATTAACGAAATCATCGCAGGAAAACGAAGCATCACCGCAGAGACCTCGCTGCGGCTTGCCCGCTATTTCGGAACCCCGCCGCAGTTCTGGTTTGGCCTGCAGATGGACTATGATCTTAAAACAGCCATGAACAGCATGGGACCGATTATTGCCCGTGATATCCAGGCTTATGACGACTCAAGGCCATAA
- a CDS encoding DNA recombination protein RmuC, with protein MTSIFIVSILLLLLLLLLFVAYRVVRDAPLKAELQRLRLVEEDAARSANQFAMKSSELEAANIRFARLESDLDNERRSAAEKTALMQESEARLKSEFENLSNRIFEERGRAFGQENRERLETLLQPLREQLDAFRKRVDEVHASDTELSGRLIEQVRQLQELSGRVSDEANTLAKAIKGDSKMQGDWGELIIERIFEASGLEKGREYMAQESLRQENGQLKRPDFLVMLPGNKAVIVDSKVSLTAYERYCTLDDEPQQAQALREHTQSVLRHITELQSKEYSALGGNRTLDFVIMCIPLEPAWQAVMKADPELMYGLAGKNVVLCGPATLMITLKLIAQIWRRENENRNAELIAEKAGRIYDQVLLVLEAVMDGRKKLSALSDSFDLALKRLKEGRGNLVGRVEEIRKLGAKVTRQIPSELAVGAETERENRDEDNR; from the coding sequence ATGACATCCATTTTCATTGTTTCAATCCTCCTTCTGCTGCTTCTTTTGCTGCTTTTTGTGGCCTACAGGGTTGTTCGCGATGCGCCATTGAAAGCCGAGCTGCAACGTCTTCGCCTTGTTGAAGAGGATGCCGCCCGAAGCGCGAACCAGTTTGCAATGAAATCCTCCGAGCTTGAGGCAGCAAACATCCGGTTTGCCCGGCTTGAATCTGATCTTGACAATGAACGGCGAAGTGCCGCTGAAAAAACGGCTCTAATGCAGGAGTCGGAAGCACGCCTGAAAAGTGAGTTTGAAAATCTTTCGAACAGGATATTCGAGGAGCGGGGAAGGGCTTTCGGACAGGAGAACCGTGAGCGCCTTGAGACGCTTTTGCAACCGCTACGCGAGCAGCTTGACGCTTTTCGCAAGCGGGTTGATGAGGTGCACGCTTCCGATACGGAACTGTCGGGACGCCTGATTGAACAGGTCCGTCAGCTCCAGGAACTGAGCGGTCGGGTGAGCGATGAGGCCAATACATTGGCAAAGGCTATCAAAGGGGACTCAAAAATGCAGGGAGACTGGGGGGAGTTGATTATCGAAAGGATTTTTGAAGCTTCCGGTCTTGAAAAAGGGCGTGAGTATATGGCGCAGGAGAGCCTTCGACAGGAGAATGGCCAGTTGAAACGACCCGATTTTCTGGTTATGCTTCCCGGCAATAAAGCGGTGATTGTCGATTCCAAGGTCTCCCTTACGGCATACGAGCGATACTGCACGCTTGATGACGAGCCGCAACAGGCTCAGGCCCTCAGGGAGCATACACAATCGGTGCTTCGTCATATCACCGAACTTCAGTCAAAGGAGTACAGCGCTCTTGGCGGTAACCGGACACTTGATTTTGTTATCATGTGTATTCCCCTCGAACCCGCATGGCAGGCTGTGATGAAGGCCGACCCGGAGCTGATGTATGGTCTTGCCGGAAAGAACGTCGTGTTGTGCGGTCCGGCCACACTGATGATAACGCTCAAGCTCATTGCCCAGATCTGGCGTCGGGAAAACGAGAACCGTAACGCCGAGCTTATTGCTGAAAAAGCGGGTAGAATCTACGATCAGGTGCTGCTTGTGCTTGAGGCAGTAATGGATGGACGCAAAAAGCTATCAGCTCTCTCGGACTCCTTTGACCTTGCTCTCAAACGACTGAAAGAGGGGAGGGGTAATCTTGTCGGAAGGGTGGAGGAGATCAGGAAGCTTGGTGCAAAGGTTACTCGCCAGATACCTTCAGAACTTGCGGTCGGTGCTGAAACTGAAAGAGAAAACCGTGATGAAGATAACCGCTGA
- a CDS encoding DegT/DnrJ/EryC1/StrS aminotransferase family protein produces the protein MAGAELIGREELAEIQELFSREKVNLYRYGGGNYKAREFEEKFAAWMGVKYAHAVSSGTAAIHCALAGAGIAPGDEVITTAWTFIAPIEAISALGAVPVPVELDETYHLDPLEVEKAITPETKAVVAIPMWASPKMDEISAICRKHNLILIEDAAQALGASYKGRKLGTIGSVASFSFDAGKTLHTGEGGIIVTNDKEIYDRAAEFSDHGHMHLPGLPRGKDPRRSKGLNLRLSEVTAAIGLAQLAKIDMILSKSRENKQKIKDGIRHLQNITLRPFSDEAGSQGDTLIFRVRDREAALQLEAHLLEHGFGTKILPEALDWHFAGVWGHLLGEYDRYRDADLETLWPKTGTMLRSSICLNIPVLIDEPTIEKLVQAIISGAEKIG, from the coding sequence ATGGCTGGTGCAGAACTAATCGGTCGGGAGGAGCTGGCCGAAATTCAGGAACTTTTCAGCAGGGAAAAGGTCAATCTTTACCGTTACGGTGGAGGCAATTATAAGGCCCGGGAGTTTGAGGAGAAATTTGCCGCTTGGATGGGGGTAAAGTATGCCCACGCGGTATCCTCCGGAACGGCGGCAATACACTGTGCGCTTGCAGGTGCCGGAATTGCTCCCGGCGATGAGGTTATCACAACCGCCTGGACCTTTATTGCTCCAATAGAAGCAATCAGTGCACTCGGAGCTGTGCCGGTGCCGGTTGAGCTTGATGAGACCTATCATCTTGATCCGCTTGAGGTCGAGAAGGCCATCACTCCGGAAACAAAAGCTGTTGTTGCCATTCCCATGTGGGCGTCACCGAAAATGGATGAAATTTCGGCAATCTGCCGCAAGCACAACCTTATTCTGATTGAGGATGCGGCCCAGGCGCTTGGAGCGTCATACAAGGGGCGCAAACTCGGCACCATAGGCAGCGTAGCCTCCTTCTCATTTGATGCAGGCAAAACGCTCCATACCGGAGAGGGCGGCATCATTGTCACCAATGACAAGGAGATCTACGACCGTGCAGCAGAGTTTTCCGACCATGGCCACATGCATCTTCCCGGTCTGCCGAGAGGCAAGGATCCGAGACGCTCCAAAGGGCTCAATTTGCGTCTCAGCGAGGTAACTGCGGCTATCGGTCTGGCACAGCTTGCCAAAATCGATATGATTCTCTCGAAATCGCGGGAGAACAAGCAGAAAATCAAGGATGGAATCCGCCATCTTCAGAACATCACGCTTCGTCCGTTCAGTGATGAAGCAGGATCACAGGGCGATACCCTTATTTTCAGGGTGAGGGACCGCGAGGCTGCCCTGCAGCTTGAAGCTCATCTTCTGGAGCATGGTTTCGGTACAAAGATTCTTCCGGAAGCACTTGACTGGCATTTTGCCGGTGTCTGGGGTCACCTGCTTGGAGAGTATGACCGCTATCGTGACGCTGATCTTGAAACACTCTGGCCGAAAACCGGCACCATGCTGCGCAGCAGTATCTGCCTCAACATCCCGGTGCTGATTGATGAACCGACCATTGAAAAACTGGTCCAGGCCATTATTTCAGGAGCAGAGAAGATCGGATAA